GTTCTCGCACATCCTGCCGAACGTCTCGCACGTGGCCCTGGTGCAGATGTCGATCCTGGTGGTCGGCTTCATCAAGGCCGAGGTGATCCTGTCCTTCCTGGGCTTCGGCGTGCCGGTCGGCGTCGTGTCCTGGGGCAGCATGCTGAACGAAGCGCAGAATGAACTCATCCTCGGCAAGTGGTGGCAGCTGGCGGCCGCCGCCAGCGCGATGGCCCTGCTGGTGACGGCCTTCTCGCTGTTCGCCGATGCGCTGCGCGATGCGCTCGACCCGAAACTGAAGTGAGTCCCATGAGCGAGCATCTTCTTGAAGTGCGCGACCTGCGCGTTTCCTTCCGCATCGATAAAAAGAACACTTTCGAAGCCCTGAAGGGCATTTCCTTCAGCCTGCCGAAGAACGCGACCGTGGCCCTGGTGGGCGAATCCGGCAGCGGCAAGTCGGTCAGCTCGCTGGCGGTGATGGGCCTGCTGCCGCAGGAGACCACCATCCTCCACGAGGGCTCCTCGATCCGCTTCGACGGCCGCGAGCTGCTCGGCCAGCCGGTCGAGGCCCGGCGCAAGCTGTGCGGCAAGGACATCGCGATGATCTTCCAGGAGCCGATGTCCTCGCTGAACCCGGTGTTCACGGTCGGCTTCCAGATCGGCGAGGTGCTGCGCCAGCACCTCGGCATGAACCGGCGCCAGGCGCGCGCCCGCAGCCTGGAACTGCTGGAGGAGGTCGGTATCCCCGACCCGGCCAGCAAGATCGACGCCTACCCGGGCCAGATGTCGGGCGGCCAGCAGCAGCGCGTGATGATCGCGATGGCGATCGCCTGCGAACCGCGGCTCCTGATCGCCGACGAGCCGACCACCGCGCTGGACGTGACGATCCAGAAGCAGATCATGGAGCTGATCGGGCGGCTGCAGAAGAAGCACCAGATGGCGGTCCTGTTCATCACCCACGACCTCGGGCTGGTGGGAGAAATCGCCGACCGCGTGATCGTGATGCGCCACGGCGAGGTGCGGGAGGAGGGGGCGGCTTCCCAAGTGCTGCACGCGCCGGTGGATGCCTATACGCGGGCCCTGCTGCACTGCCGGCCGAAGCTGGACGAGCGGCCGCTGCGGCTGCCGGTGATCGACGATTACCTGAGCGGGCGGGTCAGCGCGGATGCCGAGCTGCCGCAGCGCTCGCGCGGCTATGCGGCCGATGACGACAGGGTGCTGGTGGTCGAAGGCCTGCAGAAGAGCTTCTGGCTGCGCGAGGGCCTGTTCGGCAAGCGCGAATTCAAGGCCGTGAAGGATGTGTCGTTTACGCTCCCGCGCGGCAAGACGCTGGGCGTGGTGGGCGAATCCGGCTCCGGCAAGACCACGGTCGGCCTGACCCTGCTGCGCCTGCACCGCGCCACCGGCGGCAGCGCCATGTTCGACGGCCGCGACCTGCTGGCGATGAGCGACCGCGAGTACCAGGCCTATAAACGGCGCATCCAGATCATCTTCCAGAACCCGTATGCCTCGCTGAACCCGCGCTTCACGGTCGGCCAGATCCTGCTGGAGCCGATGCGCATCCACCGCATCGGCGCCAACGATGCCGAGCGCACCGAGCATGCGCACTATCTGCTGAAGCGCGTCGGGCTGCCGGAGCAGGCCTTTCACCGCTATCCGCACGAGTTCTCCGGCGGCCAGCGGCAGCGCATCGCGATCGCGCGCTGCCTGACGATGAAGCCGGAGATCCTGGTGTGCGACGAGTCGGTATCGGCGCTCGACGTCTCGGTGCAGGCCCAGGTGCTGAACCTGCTGCAGGACCTGCAGGACGAGTACAAGATGAGCTACATCTTCATCTCGCACGACCTGTCGGTGGTGAAGTACATCTCCGACCGCGTGATGGTGATGCACCACGGCAGCGTGGTCGAGACCGCCGATTCGGACGAGCTGTACCGTAACCCGCAGCATCCCTACACCCAGGCTTTGCTGGCCGCCATCCCGCGCGGCGCCTGAGCATTCGGGGTCAATTCGGGATCAGAGCACTTTTTCGGGCAAGCTCGAATGAGGATTTGTTGGCTGATCTTCCTGTCAAATCGGTCGATTTGGCGCGAATGCGAAATGTGCTCTGGCTCCGAATTTTCCGTCCAGTGCGTCCAGCAGAACAGGGACGGGCGCACCGGGCAAGACCCGCGGGCCGGAGCCGCAACAGGAGGCCTGGCTTCTCAGTTAATATGAGAGCATGGCCCAGTTCTCCCACCTGATACACACCTATGGCGTGCTGATCGTGTTCGGCACCGTGCTGCTCGAACAGATCGGCCTGCCGATTCCCGCCTTTCCGGTGCTGATCATCGCCGGCGCGCTGGCGGTCGACCAGAACGCCAACTGGCCGCTGTACCTGGCGGCCAGCGTCGTGGCCTGCCTGATCAGCGATTATTTCTGGTTCCGCGCCGGCCGCCACTACGGCAAGCGCATCCTGCGCCTGCTGTGCCGGATTTCGCTGTCGCCGGATTCCTGCGTCAGCCAGACCGAAGACAACTTCAGCCGCTGGGGCGCCAAATCCCTGGTGGTCGCCAAGTTCATTCCCGGCTTCAATACCATCGCGCCGCCGCTGGCAGGGGCAATGGGCACCACCACCCAGCGCTTCGTCTGGCTGTCGATGGCGGGCGGCCTGCTGTGGAGCGGGGTCGGCATGGGCCTGGGCGCCTGGTTCCACGGCAGCGTCGACGAGGTCATCGGCTGGTTCGAGACCCTCGGCAGCACCGCGCTGATGGTGGTCGGCGCCTTGCTGGCCCTGTTCGTCCTGCTCAAGTACATCGAGCGCCGCCGCAACCTCGGCGCCACCATGCTGCCGCGCATCGACATCGACGAATTCAAGGCCCTGCTCGAGGCCGGCCACGATCCCCTGATCGTCGATGCCCGCAGCCTCACCGCGCGCCAGATGGAAGCCGGCATCCCCGGCGCCCTGGTGTATGGCGACACGCCGCCGGAACGCCTGATGGCCAGCCTCGACCGCGAGCGCCACATCGTGGTGTATTGCAGCTGCCCGAACGACGTCACCGCAGCCCAGGTCGCGCAGGCCTTCATCGCCAAGGGCTTCCACCGCGCGCGCCCCTTGCGCGGTGGCCTCGACGCCTGGAACACGGATGGCGCCGCCAGCCAGGCCGATGCCGGATTGCGTCCGAAAATCGGCTGATTTGGTAGCTCGACTACTCATGAGCGATGGCAATTTTTTGAGAGATTCCTAGCGAAACAACGGGTCGTGTACCTAAACTACAATAAACGCTTGCGCTGAAGCCAAGAAATCCTTAAGCTTCTGGAATCTGTTTCCGATCGCTTGCCATGACCGCTGCACCTGCAACCACCGCTCTCCAGCCGACTTCCGCCCCTCTGCATGCGTCTCCGGCGCATGCCAGTCCGCGTCTGCTCGCCGACATCGGCGGCACCAACGCACGCTTCGCGCTGGAAACCGGGCCGGGCCGCATCGCCCACATCGAAGTGCTGGCCTGCGCCGGCTATCCGACGCTGGCCGACGCCCTGCGGGCCTACCTGGCGCTCCCCGGCGTGGCCGAGACGGTCGCCGGCGCCGGCGCGGTGCGCCACGCGGCGATCGCGATCGCCAACCCGGTGATGGGCGACATGGTCCGCATGACCAATCACCACTGGCAGTTCTCGATCGAAGCCCTGCGCCGCGAGTGCGGCTTCGATACCTTTGTCGTGGTCAACGATTTCGAGGCGCTGGCGATGGCGCTGCCCTGGCTGGCGGACAGCGACAAGCGCCAGGTCGGCGGCGGCGCGGTCGACGCGGGTGCGCCGATCGGCCTGCTGGGCGCCGGCACCGGCCTCGGCGTGTCGGGCCTGATCCCGGCGCCGGACGGCAAGGGCTGGACCGCGCTGCGCAGCGAAGGCGGCCATGTGACGTTTTCGCCGGCCAACGAGACCGAAGTCGCGATCCTGCAGTACGCCTGGCGCGAATTCGCGCACGTCTCGGCCGAGCGCCTGCTGTCCGGCGCCGGCGTCGAGCTGATCTACCGCGCGCTGGCGCATCACCGCGGCGTCGCTGTCGAAGCGCTCGATGCGCCGGAGATTTCGCGCCGCGCCCTGGCCGACGAATGCGCGCTCTGCATTGACGTCGTCGAGGCCTTCTGCGGCATGCTGGGCACGGTGGCCGGCAACCTGGCCGTCACCCTTGGCGCCCAGGGCGGCGTGTACATCGGCGGCGGCATCGTGCCGCGCCTGGGGGAGCGCTTCGAGCGTTCGTGCTTCCGCCGCCGCTTCGAGCAGAAAGGCCGGTTCGAGGCCTATCTGGCGGCGGTCCCGACCTATGTGATCACGGCCGAGTACCCGGCCTTCCTGGGCGTTTCCGCGATCCTGACCGAGCGCCTCGGCGCTTGAGCGGGCGCGGCGCGGCGGGCAGCAGTGCCGGGCGGCGGGCCGCCTCGCGCGCGCGGCATCTCCCATTCCGGGTTTTATCGGGTACAATGGCCGCCAATTGGTAGAAACGATGTCGTTTGCTTGCCTGGCACGCCCGGAGCCTCGCCTCCACAGCCTGGTTTCCTCACTGCGCCAGCAGCCCCGTTTCTCCTGAAAGTCAACCATTGCAGTCCGCTTTCCGGCGGGTTGCCGCGTGGCCGGACAGGGCGTAAATGCTCCCCGCCACGGTATTCCGCCCTGTGCCACCACCGGGCCACGGAACCCAGTTTCAACGCGTGTTGTCTCATCCGGAGGCTTCGGCTTCCGTGTCGTTTCCACGACATGTCGTGAGCGCTGAACTGGTTTGTGTTTGATATTTTCTTTGCGCGACTTGCAAGATCCGCTGACGACATCGTTATGAACACTGATGAGGCCAAGAAGGTCCTCGAGACCGCCTTGCTCTGTGCGCGCGAGCCGATGACGATCCACGGCATGAAGAAGCTGTTCGCCGACGTCGATCCGAACGGCAGGCAGATCGGCGTGGGCGTGGGCGCCGACACGATCAAGATCCTGCTGGAAGAACTGCGCCAGGACTGGCAGGACCGCGGCATCGAGATCGTCAGCCTGGCCTCCGGCTGGCGCTTCCAGAGCCGGCCCGAGATGAAGCCCTACCTCGACCGGGTGGCGCCGGAAAAGCCGCCGAAGTATTCGCGGGCGACGCTGGAGACGCTGGCGATCATCGCCTATCGCCAGCCGGTCACGCGCGGCGACATCGAGGAGATTCGCGGCGTCGCCGTGAACTCGCAGACGATCAAGATGCTGGAAGACCGCGGCTGGATCGACGTGGTCGGCCACCGCGAGGTGCCGGGGCGCCCGGCGCTGCTGGGCACGACGAGGCAGTTCCTCGACGACCTCGGCCTGGCGTCGCTGTCGCAGCTGCCGCCGCTGCAGCAGGTGGGCGACGGGGCCGACGGGCGCAGCCTGGCGGCGCTCGAGGCGGCTTTGCAACAATTTGACGACACTTCACCCGTTGAAGTCCCGGTGCACGAAACTGAGCACACAACCGAGCACGAACCTGAGCACGACCCTGCGCCCGCAACCGGCGGTTGATCTCGCGCCTGGTCAGCAACAATAAAGATACGAATGATGAATCCAACCGACACCACCGAGACGACCCCTGCCGACGCAGGGCTGGAGGCGGCCGCCAAGCCGAAGCGCACGCGCGCCAAGCCGGCGGCCGACGGCGCGCAGCCGGACACCGATAGCAAACCGAAACGCACCCGCAAGGCTGTCGCCAAGCCGGCCGAGGCTGATGCCGCCGCCGTTGCAGGCGCCCCGGCCGCTGCCGAGCCGGCAGCCGAGGCCGCCAAGCCGGCCCGCAAGCCGCGCGCCAAGAAAGTCGCGGACGCGGCCGCACCGGCGCCCGCCGCCGAAGCCGCTCCGGCGGCGCCGGCCGCTGTGCTCGCTGTAGCCGACGCTGCCGCGCCGGCAGTGCAGGCCCAGGCCGACGGCGAGGGCGAGGGCCAGCGCAAGCCGCGCGGTCCGCGCCAGATGCGTGAACAGCGCCAGGTCCGCGAAGCCCGCCAGCCGCGCGTCCAGCCGGACGCCGCCGACGCCGACACCGGCGCCGCGGCTGCCGAGCCGGCCCAGGCCGGTGCGGAGCAGGGCGCCGAGCCGCGCGGCGAGCAGCGCCAGCACGCGCGCGCCGGCAAGCAGGACCAGAAGAAGGGCAGGAAGGGCCAGCAGGCCCGCCAGCCGGGCCAGCAAGTCCAGGGTCAGCAGCCCCAGGGCCAGGCGATCCAGCAAGGCAAGCAGCAGGGCAGGAACGCCCGCGGCGGCAAGGACACTCGCGGCGGCAAGCCGAACGATGCCGACGCCGTGTTCTCCTTCGTCACCTCGGACGCCTTCGACGCCAGCGAGGGCGGCCGCGGCCAGGCCCAGCCGTCCAAGGCGCGCCGCGACCTGACCGCCGAGGACGATGCGCCGAAGCTGCACAAGGTGCTGGCCGAGGCCGGCCTGGGTTCGCGCCGCGACATGGAAGAACTGATCATCGCCGGCCGCGTGTCGGTGAACGGCGAGCCGGCCCACATCGGCCAGCGCATCCTGCCGACCGATGCCGTGCGCATCAACGGCAAGCTGCTGCAGCGCCGCGTGAACAACAACAAGCCGCCGCGCGTGCTCGTGTACCACAAGCCGGCCGGTGAAATCGTCAGCGCGGACGATCCGGAAGGCCGTCCGTCGGTATTCGACCGCCTGCCGAACATGAAAACCGGCAAGTGGCTGGCCGTCGGCCGCCTCGACTTCAACACCGAGGGCCTGCTGCTGTTCACGAATTCCGGCGACCTGGCGAACCGCCTGATGCACCCGCGCTACAACATCGACCGCGAGTACGCCGTGCGCACCCTGGGTGAACTGGAGGAAGGCATGCGCCAGAAGCTGCTGGCCGGCGTCGAGCTGGAAGACGGCCTGGCGTCCTTCACCAAGATCGCCGACGGCGGCGGCGAAGGCGTCAACCGCTGGTACCGCGTGGTGATCGGCGAAGGCCGCAACCGCGAGGTGCGCCGCATGTTCGAGGCGGTCGGCCTGACCGTCTCGCGCCTGATCCGCACCCGCTACGGCGCAATGACCCTGCCGACCGGCCTGAAGCGCGGCCGCTGGGAAGAGATGGAAGAAAACGACGTCCGCAACTTCATGACCGCCTTCGGTATCGAGAAGAAGGGCGGCGCAGCCCAGGGCCAGGGCCAGCAGGGCCAGGGTCCGAAGCAGAAGCAGGGCGGCGGCAACAAGGGGCGTGAGGGAGCCGGCGCCGGCGCCGATCGCAGCAACGGCAACCGCATCGACCGTGCCGACGCCAACCGGAATGTCGACCCCTTCGGTCCGCCGGTGGTGCGCGTCGGCGCCCAGCAGGGCGGCCGCGGCCAGCCCGGCATGCAGGGCGGCGCGCAGGGGCGCGGCGGTTTCGGCGGCGGCCAGGGCCAGGGTCGCAACGGCGGCCAGGGACGCAGTGGCGGCCAGGGCCGCAGCGGTGGCGGTGGTACGGGCGGTGGCGGCAAGGGTCCGCGCCAGCCGGATCCGCTGCAGACCACTTTCGGTTTCGCCGGCGCAGGGCAGAACCGCCGTCCGCAAGGGCCGCGCGTCAGCGATCATGGTATGCCCCGCCGCGGTCGGCGCAGCTAGTCGCGTCCGGTAAACCCCCGATGGCGGCGTTGCGCGGTCTCGCCGTACTGGCGTACTGTCTTCGACCGCGCGCCTTGCCCTCGGGGGTTTGCCGGACGCTCCGACACTGGTCGCGTTTGGTAAACCCCCGATGGCGGCGTTGCGCGGTCTCGCCGTACTGGCGTACTGTCTTCGACCGCGCGCCTTGCCCTCGGGGGTTTGCCGGACGCTCCGACACTGGTCGTGCCGGCACCCTGATGGCGACTTTGCCGGTCGCTCGGAGGCTGTGTTTGTGCGCAGAAATCGGGGGCGCTCGGCGCGCCGGGCGGCGAAGGTGTAAACTGTTGCATACCTGTTCATTTTGCAGGGCAGCGATTGCGAGCTGCCCCTTATCGGGTTATAATTCGAAACCAATCCAAGTTCTCCCCGGTGTTTTGTTTGGTGTGAGGAAGTCGATCTGGTGAGGAATATAAGAAGATGGGCAGTTGCCCATTTTTTTTTTGTTGAATCGTTTTGAAGGTCCGATGCCGGACCGGTGATCTGGAGAAGTCAGTGCAGCTGTTTGATTTGATTGCCACGACAGTCGGTGGACTGGGCTACGACCTCGTCGATATCGAGCGAGCCGAGCGAGGCATCCTGCGCGTGTTCATCGATTTTCCGGCGGCGGTAGCGGACGAAAAGGGACCGATCTCGGTCGAGGATTGCGCCACGGTGAGCCACCAGCTGTCGCACGTGCTGATGGTCGAAAACATCGACTACGAGCGCCTGGAAGTATCGTCGCCCGGACTGGACCGTCCGGTGCGCACCCTGGCCGACTTCGAGCGCTTTGCCGGCAGCGAATGCACCGTCAAGCTGCGCGTCGCGATGCCCGGCACCGCGAACCGCAAGACCTATACGGGCATCCTGCATGCGCCGCAGGGCGACAAGGTCGGATTGGAATTTGAAAGCAAGGATGGGCCGGCGTTATTGGAATTTACGCTGGCCGAACTGGACAAGGCACGTTTGGTGCCGAAGGTGGATTTTAGGAGTCGCAAAGCATGAGTCGCGAAATTTTGTTACTGGTTGATGCGCTCGCGCGCGAAAAAAACGTCGATAAAGAGGTCGTCTTCGGCGCGCTCGAGTTCGCACTGGCGCAGGCCACGAAAAAACGCTACGAGGGCGATGTCGACATCCGCGTGAGCATCGACCGCGACAGCGGCGAATTCGAAACCTTCCGTCGCTGGCACGTCGTGCCCGACGAAGCCGGCCTGCAACTGCCGGACCAGGAAATCCTGCATTTCGAAGCCAAGGAACAGATTTCCGACATCGAAGTCGACGAATACATCGAAGAGCCGATCGAATCGGTCGAGTTCGGCCGCCGTTTTGCACAGGACACCAAGCAGGTCGTGCTGCAGCGCGTCCGCGACGCCGAGCGCGAGCAGATCCTGCAGGACTTCCTGGAGCGCGGCGACGCCCTCGTCACCGGCACCATCAAGCGCATGGAGCGCGGCGATGCGATCGTCGAGTCGGGCAAGATCGAAGCGCGCCTGCCGCGTGACCAGATGATTCCGAAGGAAAACCTGCGCATCGGCGACCGTGTCCGCGCCTACATCCTGCGCGTGGACCGCAATATGCGCGGCCCGCAGGTGATCCTGTCGCGCACCGCGCCGGAATTCATCATGAAGCTGTTCGAGCTGGAGGTGCCGGAAATCGAGCAGGGCCTCCTGCAGATCAAGTCGGCCGCCCGCGACCCGGGCGTGCGCGCCAAGATCGCCGTGTTCACGGCCGACAAGCGCATCGACCCGATCGGCACCTGCGTCGGCATGCGCGGTTCGCGCGTGCAGGCCGTGACCGGCGAGCTGGGCGGCGAGCGCGTGGACATCGTGCTGTGGTCGGAAGATCCGGCCCAGTTCGTGATCGGCGCGCTGGCCCCGGCCAACGTGTCGTCGATCATGGTCGACGAAGAAAAGCACGCGATGGACGTCGTTGTCGACGAGGAAAACCTGGCGATCGCGATCGGCCGCTCGGGCCAGAACGTGCGCCTGGCGTCCGACCTGACCGGCTGGAAAATTAACATCATGACGGCCGAGGAATCGGCCAACAAGGCTGAACAGGAAACGGCCGCCGTGCGCGCGCTGTTCATGGAAAAGCTGGATGTGGATGAGGAAGTGGCGAATATCCTGGTCGAGGAAGGTTTCTCGAGCCTTGAAGAAATCGCTTACGTTCCCATTTCGGAGATGCTCGAAATCGAATCGTTCGACGAAGACACCGTCAACGAACTGCGCACCCGTGCCCGTGACGCACTGGTGACCGAAGCGATCGCTTCCGAAGAAGGCCTCGAGGGTATGGAAGAGGGACTGGTCAACCTGGAAGGGATGGACCGCACTACCGCCGGCAAGCTTGGCCTGGCCGGCATCAAGACCCTCGAACAATTCGCGGGTCTGGCCTACGACGAGTTCAGCGCCATCCTGGCGTTGCCGACCGACCGTGCCCGTGAACTGATCAAGAACGCATTTAATGATGTGACCGACGATGAGATGAAACTGGTCGACGCCAAGTACGACGACCGGGCCAAGGCTCTTCAGGCGAAAGCCTGGAGTCAGGTGGAAACGGCCAAGGCATAAGGGTTTATGCAAAGACCGGGGCGGTGCCGCGGTCTTTGCGTTTCCAACCCAAGCAAATTTCTTTATCATCGCGCGACACATAGAAAAGAGGACTGAATGGCGAGTAACAACGTAGCCCAATTTGCCACCGAACTGAAGATGCCTGCAGACTTGCTGCTGACGCAGCTGCGTTCTGCTGGCGTCGAGAAAAGTTCGACGTCAGATCCCTTGTCCAAGGATGATAAGGATAAGCTGCTGAACCATCTGCGCCGTACCCATGGCGCCGCCGAATCCGGCGAAAAGAAGAAGATCACGGTGACCCGCAAGGAAACCTCCGAGATCAAGCAGGCTGACGCCAGCGGTAAATCGCGCACGATCCAGGTCGAAGTACGCAAGAAGCGCACCTTCGTGCAGCGCGACGACCTGGTCACGGCCAAGGCCACCCAGGCGCCGGTGATCGATGCCGCCGAACAGGCGCGCCGCGAAGAAGAAGCGCGCCGCCAGTCGGAGCTGATCGCCCGCCAGGAAGCGGAACTGCGTGAAAAGCAGGAACGCCTGGCCAAGCTGGAATCCGAAAAGGCCGAGCAGGCCAAGGCAGCCGAAGAGCAGGCCAAGCGCGACGCCGAAGAGCGTGCCCAGCGCGAAGCCGCTGCTGCTGCCCAGGCCGAATCCGTCGCCAAGGCCGACGCCGCCGGCGCTGCCGACGCGGAAGCGGAAACCAAGAAAGCCGCCGCGGATGAAGCCAAGAAGGCAGCCGCCGAGGAATCCAAGCGCAAGGCCGACGAAGCCGCCAAGGAAGCCGCCGAACGCGCTGCCGCCACCGAGCGCGCACGCAAGGCCGTGGCCGACGAAGTGGCCCAGATCAAGGCCATGATGGCCCAGCCGCGCCGCGTGATCAAGGCGCCGGAAGTGCCGCCGGCCAAGCCGAAGGCAGCCGAACCGGCAACCCTGCACAAGCCGGCCGAGAAAAAGGCCGCGGATGCCAAGCCGGGCGAGGCGGCAGGCAGTGGCGCGCGTCCGAAACCGGGCGACAAGAAGTCGATCAAGTCGGCCAATGTGGCCTCGACCTGGTCGGACGAGAAGAAGCGTGGCGCCCCTGGCGGCGGCATGAAGGGCCGTGGCGCCCCCTCGACCGGCGGCCGTGACGGCTGGCGTGCGGGCGGCGGTCGTGGCGGCCGTCGTGGCGGCCACGACGATCGCGAATCGAACTTCCAGGCCCCGACCGAGGCGATCGTCAAGGACGTCCACGTCCCTGAAACGATCACCGTGGCCGAACTGGCGCACAAGATGTCCGTGAAGGCGTCGGAAGTCATCAAGCAGCTGATGAAGCTGGGCCAGATGTGCACCATCAACCAGGTGCTGGACCAGGAAACCGCGATGATCGTGGTGGAAGAGATGGGCCACAAGGCCTTCGCCGCCGCCGAGGACGATCCGGAAGCACTGCTGGCCGACCAGGGCGAGCACGCCGAGTTCGAATCGAAGCCGCGTGCGCCGGTCGTGACCGTCATGGGCCACGTCGACCACGGCAAGACCTCGCTGCTGGACTACATCCGCCGCGCCAAGGTCGCCGCGGGCGAAGCCGGCGGTATTACCCAGCACATCGGTGCTTACCACGTGGACACCCCGCGCGGCATGGTCACCTTCCTGGATACCCCGGGTCACGAGGCGTTCACCGCCATGCGTGCCCGTGGCGCCAAGGCGACCGACATCGTCATCCTGGTGGTGGCGGCCGACGACGGCGTGATGCCGCAGACCAAGGAAGCAATTGCTCACGCGAAAGCCGCCGGCGTGCCGCTGGTGGTGGCGATCAACAAGATCGACAAGCAGGGTGCGAATCCTGACCGCGTGACCCAGGAACTGGTGGCCGAAGGCGTGGTGCCCGAGGAATACGGTGGCGAGTCGCCGTTCGTCCAGGTGTCGGCGAAAACCGGCCAGGGCATCGACGACCTGCTGGAAAACGTGCTGCTGCAGGCCGAAGTGCTGGAGCTGAAGGCGCCGGTGGAATCGCTGGCCCGTGGCCTGGTGGTCGAAGCCCGTCTGGACAAGGGCCGCGGCCCGGTCGCCACCATCCTGGTGCAGTCGGGTACGCTGAAGCGCGGCGACGTCGTGCTGGCGGGTTCGTCCTTCGGCCGCGTCCGTGCGATGCTGGACGAGAACGGCAAGTCGGTGAGCGAAGCCGGTCCGTCCTTCCCGGTCGAGATCCAGGGCCTGACCGAAGTGCCGAGCGCCGGCGAAGAAGTCATGGTCATGGCCGATGAGCGCAAGGCGCGCGAAATCGCACTGTTCCGTCAAGGTAAGTTCCGCGACGTGAAACTGGCCAAGCAGCAGGCGGCGAAACTGGAGAACATCCTCGACCAGATGGGCGAAGGCGAGGTCAAGAACCTGCCGCTGATCGTCAAGACGGACGTGCAGGGTTCGCAGGAAGCGCTGGTCGGTTCGCTGCAGAAGCTGTCGACCTCGGAAGTGCGTGTCCAGATCGTGCACGCGGCCGTGGGCGGCATCACCGAGTCGGACGTCAACCTG
This window of the Massilia sp. WG5 genome carries:
- the rluB gene encoding 23S rRNA pseudouridine(2605) synthase RluB; the encoded protein is MNPTDTTETTPADAGLEAAAKPKRTRAKPAADGAQPDTDSKPKRTRKAVAKPAEADAAAVAGAPAAAEPAAEAAKPARKPRAKKVADAAAPAPAAEAAPAAPAAVLAVADAAAPAVQAQADGEGEGQRKPRGPRQMREQRQVREARQPRVQPDAADADTGAAAAEPAQAGAEQGAEPRGEQRQHARAGKQDQKKGRKGQQARQPGQQVQGQQPQGQAIQQGKQQGRNARGGKDTRGGKPNDADAVFSFVTSDAFDASEGGRGQAQPSKARRDLTAEDDAPKLHKVLAEAGLGSRRDMEELIIAGRVSVNGEPAHIGQRILPTDAVRINGKLLQRRVNNNKPPRVLVYHKPAGEIVSADDPEGRPSVFDRLPNMKTGKWLAVGRLDFNTEGLLLFTNSGDLANRLMHPRYNIDREYAVRTLGELEEGMRQKLLAGVELEDGLASFTKIADGGGEGVNRWYRVVIGEGRNREVRRMFEAVGLTVSRLIRTRYGAMTLPTGLKRGRWEEMEENDVRNFMTAFGIEKKGGAAQGQGQQGQGPKQKQGGGNKGREGAGAGADRSNGNRIDRADANRNVDPFGPPVVRVGAQQGGRGQPGMQGGAQGRGGFGGGQGQGRNGGQGRSGGQGRSGGGGTGGGGKGPRQPDPLQTTFGFAGAGQNRRPQGPRVSDHGMPRRGRRS
- the nusA gene encoding transcription termination factor NusA, translated to MSREILLLVDALAREKNVDKEVVFGALEFALAQATKKRYEGDVDIRVSIDRDSGEFETFRRWHVVPDEAGLQLPDQEILHFEAKEQISDIEVDEYIEEPIESVEFGRRFAQDTKQVVLQRVRDAEREQILQDFLERGDALVTGTIKRMERGDAIVESGKIEARLPRDQMIPKENLRIGDRVRAYILRVDRNMRGPQVILSRTAPEFIMKLFELEVPEIEQGLLQIKSAARDPGVRAKIAVFTADKRIDPIGTCVGMRGSRVQAVTGELGGERVDIVLWSEDPAQFVIGALAPANVSSIMVDEEKHAMDVVVDEENLAIAIGRSGQNVRLASDLTGWKINIMTAEESANKAEQETAAVRALFMEKLDVDEEVANILVEEGFSSLEEIAYVPISEMLEIESFDEDTVNELRTRARDALVTEAIASEEGLEGMEEGLVNLEGMDRTTAGKLGLAGIKTLEQFAGLAYDEFSAILALPTDRARELIKNAFNDVTDDEMKLVDAKYDDRAKALQAKAWSQVETAKA
- a CDS encoding glucokinase, whose product is MTAAPATTALQPTSAPLHASPAHASPRLLADIGGTNARFALETGPGRIAHIEVLACAGYPTLADALRAYLALPGVAETVAGAGAVRHAAIAIANPVMGDMVRMTNHHWQFSIEALRRECGFDTFVVVNDFEALAMALPWLADSDKRQVGGGAVDAGAPIGLLGAGTGLGVSGLIPAPDGKGWTALRSEGGHVTFSPANETEVAILQYAWREFAHVSAERLLSGAGVELIYRALAHHRGVAVEALDAPEISRRALADECALCIDVVEAFCGMLGTVAGNLAVTLGAQGGVYIGGGIVPRLGERFERSCFRRRFEQKGRFEAYLAAVPTYVITAEYPAFLGVSAILTERLGA
- the scpB gene encoding SMC-Scp complex subunit ScpB, which encodes MNTDEAKKVLETALLCAREPMTIHGMKKLFADVDPNGRQIGVGVGADTIKILLEELRQDWQDRGIEIVSLASGWRFQSRPEMKPYLDRVAPEKPPKYSRATLETLAIIAYRQPVTRGDIEEIRGVAVNSQTIKMLEDRGWIDVVGHREVPGRPALLGTTRQFLDDLGLASLSQLPPLQQVGDGADGRSLAALEAALQQFDDTSPVEVPVHETEHTTEHEPEHDPAPATGG
- a CDS encoding ABC transporter ATP-binding protein translates to MSEHLLEVRDLRVSFRIDKKNTFEALKGISFSLPKNATVALVGESGSGKSVSSLAVMGLLPQETTILHEGSSIRFDGRELLGQPVEARRKLCGKDIAMIFQEPMSSLNPVFTVGFQIGEVLRQHLGMNRRQARARSLELLEEVGIPDPASKIDAYPGQMSGGQQQRVMIAMAIACEPRLLIADEPTTALDVTIQKQIMELIGRLQKKHQMAVLFITHDLGLVGEIADRVIVMRHGEVREEGAASQVLHAPVDAYTRALLHCRPKLDERPLRLPVIDDYLSGRVSADAELPQRSRGYAADDDRVLVVEGLQKSFWLREGLFGKREFKAVKDVSFTLPRGKTLGVVGESGSGKTTVGLTLLRLHRATGGSAMFDGRDLLAMSDREYQAYKRRIQIIFQNPYASLNPRFTVGQILLEPMRIHRIGANDAERTEHAHYLLKRVGLPEQAFHRYPHEFSGGQRQRIAIARCLTMKPEILVCDESVSALDVSVQAQVLNLLQDLQDEYKMSYIFISHDLSVVKYISDRVMVMHHGSVVETADSDELYRNPQHPYTQALLAAIPRGA
- a CDS encoding DedA family protein/thiosulfate sulfurtransferase GlpE → MAQFSHLIHTYGVLIVFGTVLLEQIGLPIPAFPVLIIAGALAVDQNANWPLYLAASVVACLISDYFWFRAGRHYGKRILRLLCRISLSPDSCVSQTEDNFSRWGAKSLVVAKFIPGFNTIAPPLAGAMGTTTQRFVWLSMAGGLLWSGVGMGLGAWFHGSVDEVIGWFETLGSTALMVVGALLALFVLLKYIERRRNLGATMLPRIDIDEFKALLEAGHDPLIVDARSLTARQMEAGIPGALVYGDTPPERLMASLDRERHIVVYCSCPNDVTAAQVAQAFIAKGFHRARPLRGGLDAWNTDGAASQADAGLRPKIG
- the rimP gene encoding ribosome maturation factor RimP, whose protein sequence is MQLFDLIATTVGGLGYDLVDIERAERGILRVFIDFPAAVADEKGPISVEDCATVSHQLSHVLMVENIDYERLEVSSPGLDRPVRTLADFERFAGSECTVKLRVAMPGTANRKTYTGILHAPQGDKVGLEFESKDGPALLEFTLAELDKARLVPKVDFRSRKA